One part of the Bacteroidia bacterium genome encodes these proteins:
- a CDS encoding alpha/beta fold hydrolase: MKLLPSGIESKFVQVKDLNLHYLEAGEGEVLLLLHGWPTSSWLYRDLMPKLSENNRVIALDLPGFGLSDKRIEDSFSFNYYLRHIDGFLEALSIDKISLTVHDLGGPIGMLWAVRNQERLQKLVLLNTLVFPEMSWMVKLFGLATVMPLVNTWLAGPAGIRFSMRFGVQQKEKLTPEVLKPYQEPFVDRKDRKVLLKAIQRMSPKGFKEIAQKLPELKHPVRLIYGENDRILPDVAQTMARVKEILPQSEMSSIPNCGHFLQEEVAEEIADEMLKFMKA, from the coding sequence ATGAAACTCTTGCCTTCCGGAATTGAGTCCAAATTTGTCCAGGTAAAAGACCTGAATCTCCACTATCTGGAAGCAGGCGAAGGAGAAGTCCTTCTACTGTTACATGGATGGCCAACCTCTTCCTGGTTGTATCGGGATCTTATGCCGAAACTGTCGGAGAATAATCGAGTTATTGCCCTGGATCTTCCCGGTTTTGGTTTGTCAGATAAAAGGATAGAAGATTCCTTTAGTTTCAATTACTATCTCAGGCATATTGATGGATTTCTTGAAGCGCTCTCTATTGACAAAATCAGCCTTACGGTTCATGATTTAGGCGGACCAATCGGGATGCTTTGGGCAGTTAGAAATCAGGAGCGACTGCAAAAGTTGGTCCTGCTCAATACCCTGGTATTTCCGGAAATGTCCTGGATGGTCAAGCTATTTGGCTTGGCAACGGTCATGCCTTTGGTCAATACCTGGCTAGCAGGACCTGCAGGGATTCGATTTTCAATGCGCTTTGGGGTGCAGCAGAAAGAAAAATTAACGCCTGAAGTTCTGAAGCCTTATCAGGAACCATTTGTAGATCGGAAGGATCGAAAAGTTTTATTGAAAGCGATTCAGCGGATGAGCCCAAAAGGATTCAAAGAGATTGCTCAAAAACTTCCCGAACTCAAACATCCAGTCCGATTGATCTATGGAGAAAATGATCGTATTCTGCCAGATGTAGCTCAAACTATGGCTCGGGTGAAAGAAATTCTCCCTCAATCGGAAATGAGTTCTATCCCAAATTGTGGACACTTTCTACAAGAAGAAGTGGCTGAAGAGATTGCCGATGAGATGCTGAAATTTATGAAAGCCTAA